A window of Castanea sativa cultivar Marrone di Chiusa Pesio chromosome 1, ASM4071231v1 contains these coding sequences:
- the LOC142628690 gene encoding uncharacterized protein LOC142628690 — MRAFLCAIDETIWDSIENGWVRPTTTKSEWDKATLALANANSKVINVIFCGVSIDKFHRIFHVKTAKEAWTILETTYEGTKKVKDIELQMLTTQFEKVKMSDNELFDSLYGRLNEIVIAKLNLGEKIEDAKVVRKILRSIPQTFRAKVTAIKESKDLDDIKIQELIGSLQTYELELPSHKSSKSLALKTINERTGDSFDEEDVEKEVAFLAKNF; from the coding sequence ATGCGTGCTTTTCTATGTGCTATTGATGAGACCATTTGGGATTCCATTGAGAATGGATGGGTGAGACCCACAACAACCAAATCTGAATGGGATAAGGCTACTcttgctttggcaaatgccaatagcaaagttattaatgttattttctgTGGTGTTTCTATTGATAAATTTCACAGGATTTTCCATGTGAAGACCGCCAAAGAGGcgtggaccattcttgagactacTTACGAAGGAACCAAGAAGGTTAAGGACATCGAGCTTCAAATGCTCACTACTCAATTTGAGAAAGTGAAGATGAGTGACAATGAGTTATTTGATTCCTTATATGGGAGACTTAATGAGATTgtgattgccaagctcaatcttgGGGAGAAGATTGAAGACGCCAAAGTGGTGAGGAAGATCTTGAGATCCATACCCCAAACCTTCCGAGCAAAGGTCACTGCCATTAAGGAgagcaaagatttggatgacatcaagattcaagaacttaTTGGCTCTCTCCAAACCTATGAGCTCGAACTTCCCTCTCACAAGTCcagcaaatcacttgctctcaAAACCATAAATGAGAGAACCGGTGATTCCTTCGATGAAGAAGATGTTGAAAAAGAAGTGGCATTTCTTGCAAAGAACTTTTAG